The Ananas comosus cultivar F153 linkage group 24, ASM154086v1, whole genome shotgun sequence DNA window gattCCGGTATCAGGGTGCACATGAAGCTGTCCGCGGATTCTTTGTAGGATTGCAGGGAGAGAATTTGCCCTTGCAAGAATTCCTGCACCAGTAGAACAATCTCGATCGTATACGTTtggaaaaaaaacatatagaacttatctgaactatgaatcattttgaatccactgtccgaacttctaaaattttcattttgtcatccaacctttcaattgttCGATTTGATTCAGTCAGCGGCACTTTAACTgttcgtttatctttacaggtttagttagtatacttcatgcaattctcgcaaccataaattcattaaaacaaaaaaatttagtttaaaatttgaaggcaAAGTGCTGGTGACTAAGATATTTGGTATATGACACCACTTACTTTAGAGACCAGGACATTTAGCCCAGCATGCTTGTTGTCCCATCCAAACTCATTGATGTTGTCTTCTGCTCCAAGTGTTTTGCCATTGTCCTGTATGTAGTTGAGGAAAGTATCATTTTGGGTGGCCCTTCTAAGCCATGCTGCTCCCCATAGTAACTCATCCTGCACAGACAAATACTGATATTATAAGTTCATTGATGAATCATAATTTCATAATGACCTAAAATAGTATATACTTTCTGAAAAGatcaatctaataaaaaatgatTCGGGAAGgttaacaattatatatatgtcacaATCCTTATTTTTGATCAATGTGGAAGTAATATGAGGAAACAAGTGAATACTTGCGCATTTTGATTAATCAGATCTATGACCACCTTCAATACTCTGAAGCCAAAGTTTTCCAAGTTTAAGCTTATACAAAGGCTCGAACCTTCTAATCTTATAGACGACAATTGGATAACTAACTACTAATCTTATTAAGTTACTAGTGATTTGATGAACTAGCTAGCTTTTGTTCCATGCTATATGACTAAAACATGTCATAGGAATACTGTATATAGGTCTTGTAAAAATTCAGTCCACTAGTACTAATAATTCGTTGGACACAAACTGCCACTCTAAGGCGTTTAAGCTTAATTATTAGTATTAAAATTCTTAATCCTTATATtctcaattataatattttttttttttcatcagaTATGAGACTGTTGGGTGTTACGGTTTCTCTTGTTGTCACGATATATCGAGGAAATTTTAAATTGCAATTTGCAAGTGTGGTCTCACTCCAAAGTTGCTGCATCAGCTATCTAAGAACACAATAATACGAATTGAACGGCTGTGATTGAGCAATGGGGCTCCAAAGATCATATCTGTCCCTGTATTAGCTTGCTCAGGCTCCAAGGAATACATCACTATCCACTTCCACTGAACCTCTGCTCCTGTCTCAAAAACTTGGAATAAATTTATTCCTCCCAGATAACAAAAGATTATCACTTCCCTGGATAACTTTGGTAACTCATATGAGCATCTAATACTGGGGCTTTTACTTAGGTACAcctttagggtttagggtttgtgGTGGAGAGGGATGATGGTGGAGGAGCGGGGGCGACGACGGCGGTGGCCAGCAGGGGAGGGAGCTGATGGTGGATGGGTATGGTGGCTGGGGATGGTGGGGAGGAGATTGTGAGGGATGGTGGGGGTGTGAGCtaagagggagaagagaaattgggaGAGAATGAACGAAATGAGAGAATAATTCTAACTATCCATCAAAATCGATAGATAGTTAAGAATTTAAAAACATAAGAACTACCGTACTCCTAATAACATAATAATCCTGTTCATTTACTACCGTGCTAGTACGTACTATACAAATTAATCTGCATTTACTATTGTGCTAGTAAGTACTACATAAATCACTTTGCGCGTGACATACTAAGTTTTAGCTTCAAAAGCATGCGTGCGCAACGTGTATTACTTATGCTACCTCTTTCGATACTTTCGTACATATTTTTTAGGGTTCATTGCAGTTTCAGATCTCGTACTATAAGGCAGTTGATATTTTGGTCCtcacattttaatttattacaatttctGCTCGAACTTTcagaattgttgcaatcaaattttataatctaatttaactaattaaatattaattaattattaatacaaAAATGACAAAACAGTGTTGTAATTAATTACGCATCAATAATTAAAAGGATATATCATTTTTATATCAGTGATAGTGTCAACGTTTAgccaactaaattaaattacataacttaattataataattttaaaaaatcaaatcagaaaatacaacaaattaaattttaaagatcaaaatatcacctatcttataatttaagaaccaaatgcgtaaaatattctattttctagtgtagagctactatactatcggaagcatagagggTTTTAtacttccgactttttggcccttggattaagaattgtacGATTAGGATGATTGCAGTCGTCCCTGAGGTTAAATAATActcctagaattgagtggtccccacatgataataatattaacctaaaaattagaaataattaaagaaattgaTCTAAGgaccaaaaaattcaaaacaccAGATTTTCTATGGTTTGGATAATATAGTAACTCTACTCCTATTTTCTGTTATGTTGGTAAGCCAGCAATATTGCAagtctaaagagagagagagagagagagggagaggggtaAGAGGAGGGCAGTCTTGCCTGGTAGCCATCGAAGTCGCAGTAGAACGGGCAGACGCCGGCCTTGAGCCCCGGGTCGTCGCTGTAGGCGCCCTTGTAGGCGTCGGCGAATTCGAAGGCGCGCCGCGCGCTCTCCAGCAGCCGGTCGGCGTACCCGTCGTCCGACAGCGACCGGAACACCATCGACGCGGCCgcgagcgccgccgccgtctcCCCCGCCACCTCCGACCCGGGCCGGTCCGCGCTCACGTTGTACACCGTCCGCACCGTGTCCATGTCCTCCGGCCTCTCCCAGCAGTTGTGGTCGCTTATGGGATCGCCAACCTGAGTTTAATTACCACCACTCCATTCTTCAGCAGTTGTGTGTCGCTAATATAGAATTGATGTTGCGCTGTTATGATTGATAATACcataacaaataatatatatttggtttattattgaaatgaaaatataaataaatatttgaagttCAAGAGAGTTGTTTGTGTTCAGAGAGAGTCGTGTGCTGATGGGCTGATGGGAGAGGAGGTGGTGTACTGAAAGAGAAATttgagtgattttttttttgagaataagcctatttagaattcaaaatcgTACGGAGCTACAAATAAATTGGATCATTCTCATTTtattgcaaaataaaaattaagatttgatttttgtaaaataaataataattattgaaattaataaattctattctaattatataatataaaataggtGAACTAAACAAGCATTCGAAATATCAATCATTTTTATACCAGTAATATACAATATTTAGTcacataaattaaataatttagaaaatttaagaCAAAAATTACAGCATTAATAacgaaatatataatttagcctaatttttaaatatgtggACTAGGTTGTTCTAGGAAATTGGTCCATCTTGGACCAGGCTTGGGTTGTAGTAACTGCAGGActacgtacgaaaataaatagcTTTTAATGTGTATTGTACGTATATAGCTAGCTACTCAATTGCAGTATATTGCCCCATTGCTACTAACCACAAAAGGTTGTTAGTAAATTCCTAATTACAAGGACCCCAGAGGGGGGTTCAGTCTAAAAATTTGAGTGACGTAGTGAAATGCACGTGAAATAAGAATTTAAGAAATAGtgttacttttaaaaatacttatATAGACTCTGATGGTAACTAAGATTAGGACGTTGGCAAtctagtaaaaaattattttatcgtCTGAAAGCCaacatttttagtttttttattttctttgcttcttgtttctgctgagattttttttttttttttgcctcgtCGAtgcatactatttttttcttgaaaaataaaaataaaaataaaagtgaactAAATCAGCAActgcagtagcagcagcagaaTGACGATCGACAATGCAAACGTAGGTAGCTAGCTCGCCTGCACAAAAATGCGGTCGGGCAGCTGCGCGACAGTCTTGAGGAGGTAGTCCGTGGCCCACctgacggcggcggcggcatgcCGCAGCTCGTCGGACGGCATTTGCGCGCCGAACTCGACGACCCCCCACGCGAGCATGGTGGCGGTGAACGCCATCGGGAACCCGAACTTGACGTTGTCGCCCGCGTCGTAGTACCCGCCCGCCAGGTCGACGCCCACCCCCGCCCCGTCGGACAGTCCGGAGTCCCCGCGCCAGCTCGCGCGCTGGCCGCCGCCGGCGGGCAGACGGCCCGACCGCTGCCCCTCGAAGAACAGAATCGACTTCGCCAGCGCGCCGCGGTAGTCGTGATGACGGCCTGCAGGAACGGCGCGGACGCGCGAGGGAGGggagagcagcagcagcagtagtaatAGTAGAAGTAGTAGGAAAATGTGTAGtgtcattttttcttttttttttttaaaaaaaaaaaaaactatttggggggggcgggggggtggttagttttgtttggtttgatttgatttggcgCGGTAGTGGATTTATAGATGGGAAGGGGACAAAGGTGGTTGATCACGGGCGGGAGAGGTGGTGATGAGCGTTTTTTAAGGGGTTGTGTGGTTTTTTGGAGTGAATGCCGACACGGGCGGGAAGGGGAGTGTGCCAGTAGAGAGGTCACATGCCATGTTAGGACTTCGGTcccaaaagaagcaaaaaaaaaaaaagaaaaaaaaaaaaaggagaagaggtGGGGCAAAGAGAGAATCCGAAAAAGGGGTGTGTGTGAAGCTACCGTACCTTTCTTGCGtaaatgttaaattttgttGTCTCTCTACAataaaaatggtctatagcgacacttttaaatatagatacatattaaaaaaatactgctagctaaaattatcgacacttttaaaaagtattgctatatgtgggatcgctaggtatatagcaacagttaaagagtgtcgctataacctaaaagagtgctgctaatttaccaacacttatttcagtatttagcaaccgccgaaactctatctcgttggctgcggtggcggaggaggacgacaggaaaggctcttcgtctagaatttcagtggattgagtgaagagagaagaaaagatggtaattgatttttctttttttttttcagaaatggattgagtagagtaattttttatttttggttgaattgggctttatatttaggcattaatagatgtttttttaaattttagcataaatagaatacttactcaaaagtgtcccaaacatgtgtccctataacctaattctgttgtagtgtctgattttttataattttattttgttaaaatatcgTAATTAACTTTATCTCGACACTTTAAatacagaagaaaaaaataaaagaaaaaaaaaaaactattgttttttttttcgtcattCTATATgtagttataataatttttaataaaaaaaaaaaaaaactacagttATTGACTTTCTATCAAACAATCGAGTATGGGAGATTTTTCTTCTCGCCTAAACTTCAATTCAATTAAGAGtcgtttttcttttaaaacttgCTTACAGCTAAATAAACAGGGGCATAAGGCTCTGTTTGATTGCGGAAAGATCATGTTATGCGTGATCATCACAaattataatagaaaaatatactttttgttttcttatgcAGTTTTATGTTATGCATATTACAATAAATTGATTATTATATACTCTTTGGCTCCGTTTGGTTCgaatataaataagaattacGTATTTTAGGACTAGGTACAAGTTCAAATATAAACGAGAACTAAACTAATTTTGCGTTCAGATGAAAATTATGTTATTtctgggaataagaaaaatagcatttgaatagataagatggtataaaaaatattatgtatagttataaataaaaaataataatattacccctctcattatatttgaatttaaattttaaaaatttacatttataattttaaattttaaattttaacttttaaatattaaattttgaatttaaaaattaaaacttaagaccaaatttaaattttaaaaatatcaaatatttaaaatttaaaatttagaattttaaattataagctttaattttaaaattataaatttaaatctcaaaaaattttaaactttaatttgaaataaatctctctctctctctcctctatagaGGGAAtaaggggtgggaacaagcttgttcccagtTCACACCCATAGCAAAAGagtgtttgggtacaagaggggggataaaggccttatcccccctcttgtacccaattcAAACAGTTTTATGATCCCACTCAAAAATAaagaagcatatatatatatatatatagagtccggctactatacttttatgagtattgactcttttatactcataagtttttgatccttagatttattttattaatcatttccatccgttagatcatactatttaaccaactacccactcaaccctagggaaccactatcattttaagtggggatcaccatcatcctaaccacacatctgatcaatcaacggttaaaaaattatgagtacatgggggtctatactcataagagtatagtggtcccagcctatatatatatatatatatatagaattagactggaatacgaTCAAcagcaccaaactattggtgctattaattatttaacccttggattgagaaatgtgttgTTAGAATGATGtcggtcccctagggttgagtgagcgGTTGGttctaatgggtaaaaataattaaagggttaaatctaatagtgaaaaactcgataggtgctatcgatagtatcccatccggactatatatatatatatatatataatgatgtgggtcccctagagttgagtaagtggttggttctaatgggtaaaaataatcaaagggttaaaactaatggtggaaaagtcgataggtgctatcgatagtattccaaccagactctatatatatatatatatatatatatatagagagagagagagagagagagagagagagagagagagagagagagttgagctataatacttttacaagtatcaccatcatggtgctattaggttttaagccattggatctattttttgtttattaatggcccttggattaaacactattccacctaccactacctaccaccacctaccaccatcatctcaacctcacatctctccatccaagggctaaaaacacacaagtatcacccccatgatacttttacaagtattctagtcctactctatatatatatatatatgttttttgtgCCAACAATGTTTTAATTGCCTAATAACATTAGATGGAATCTACTGCTTGGTTTGAAATTACAAGATATGTTACAGTAAACTATAtcaaatttgtataaattacagcaatttgattattatatatttctgagGCTACGtcaaaaaacagaaaaacatTGCTCTATGTGTTTCTCCTCAATTTCTTTTGACCCAACAGCATTAGCCTTCAATATGAGATGAGACATAATAAGATGaaagtgttggcttaaatgggccagcattctGCCCTGTCGGGAAGGCCatatgggccgagtcatgttcgaaatggcgtgaggctgggttgagtcgagtcatgttcgaagtgacgtgaggccaggtgggccgagtcacaatcgagacccgtgggcactgtttctgtacactttaagtgaattggttccgtatttctaatagctcgagtttttgagattaatggttagcaccaacgatTCGACAGAAAAGTGCGCGGATAGGCTTAGGGATGGTTATAATTTGATTTCAACCgaatcaaatcaaaccaaaccaaataaaataatttggttCAATTTATTTGGTTTCCATTTGGTTCAATTGCGAAATAGTTAATATTCGGTCTTCAATTTCAGTTCGGTTTTGTCAtgcatttttcttaattaaccAAACCGAAAACCTCACTCACGCTTTTTATTCATTAAATCTTATATTTGTATACATTAACACTCTTTCCAcaacaaatatttcaaattggatagtctaaatttttttttttttttttgtatgtaattttcCTGCAGattcaattttgatttttaaatcatGAAATAACATGCAAGGAAAACAAGATTTCCAAAACCCTTTTGTTGAGCTGTTTGGTTTGGTTCAGTTCTAAGAATAAATTAGTTTGGTTCGGTTCCAGATTTTTCCAAACCTAAAATTTTGAttcggttaaaaaaaatttctaaacactGAACCAAACCGAACCAAGTGCACCTCCACATAGAGTACTCCCCTAAAGACTCTAGTCTAATCATGTGTTACACTTTAAATCTCTATTTAGCGGATCATGATTTTAGATTAGTTATGATAGcagtaacaaaataaaaaaactagtaTGCATATTTACTATGGAGCAATGTGGCCTTTTATCTCTCTTTGAACTAGATTGAGGAAATTAACGGTTTATATGAAGCTTTACATTGATGATCCACAGCAAATTAGAGCTTCAAACATTTtacaaagtcaaaaaatttgatcACTGATCATTGATCGAATTTGACCAAATTTAAAGGACCTGCTCTGTTCATAGTTGTTAATAACAAAATCAGTGAAATGTTTTAGGTTCATTCATTTGCGATTCTCAGGGATTGTCTCTTTCAATAGTAAGAACAACACCACACTAGAGCCCAAGTGATCACATGATCCTTTTAGATCAGCTAAATAGCTTCCTCCTTTTGGAGTAAATAAAAGTGAAAGCCACCACAAAAGATAAAATTAGAGCATCTTATAGATAGTATGCAGGCTCACACCCTTAATTAGTTGGTttcatttgtatattttattaattcctTTTCACATAGTTAGTACTTGATTCAAAAAGGAATATAGGGGAATCTATTCATTTAATTTACTTAAGTTATGTGGTACATAGTTAATGCATTAgaaattaattcatgcaatTCACCATATGGATATATATCTAGTTGACAGTGACTAATTAAAGAATTTACTTtacaaaaatgtttttttttttttttttttgagagagagataggtagcacgctactcgcttcgtttatttcatttagaaataaacttagctgcaaatgtgaatcaactaggattcaaacttggaacctcgagtatcaaccaccaagccctttgccacttgctctagaaacgatcGGTTACTTTACAAAAATGTTGATCAAGCAAAGCTAGCTACACCCTTGACCCTACTTGTGAGAGTTCTCATATTAGGAAGTAGTGACATGTATATGATCTGCTTGTTATGTGTAATTTTCCTAGCCAATGGTCCCACAAATAATACCcatcttctctccctctccacaaaaaaaaaaaaaaaaaaaagagaaaaagattaaagaaagaaTTTATGCAGATCATAAGAAGAATAAAGGAGGGGACTGAGTAATAAAAAAGATCCTGATctctaattaaaaattacatatgATTCAACATCATTCTAATTCTAAAGCACTTCTGCCAAAACATGGGTCATTCAACCtgaaatataaacaaaaatcgTACACATACTAAGTAATCACTTTtcaaaattagattaaaaaaatggcaagttaaaaatgtatataatcAATACCTAATGTGAGTGTACATTTATCCTTCTATGTATATATCTTCGCTTTCCTTTTGAAGAATACCATGTTTAAGTTTGTAAAACCATGAATTTAGAGCTGCAATGCAGGTTTAATTGTAGTTGGCCTAAAACATAcattatttcattttatttgaacTTATCTACAGTAATTGGATCTACAAAAGAGGGGTCCAACTGTTGCAAATGAACCTACACCAAATTGGCTATTGGTAATTAATGCTGATTGCAAGTTCATGCCACAACTTATTAATCATTCCATTAGTAGAGTCGTTAGCCACTTTTTTAGTGCTGGAGTGATTGCTTGTCTCTCTTTTAGTGTGTAATTTAGAATAAGTGATTCTTTTATGGTTTGCTTTACATGTTTAATTAcactttcatttcatttcctTAGATTAGGCTGATTTGAATTGATCGTTGACACTTTGGATAGTGGTTGCGTGGGAGTACAGATTTATATTGCATATAGAAattcactttattttttatgatcaaATTACTGACACTCTTTACTACGGCAGCTACTCACACTGGTACTAGACATTGATCATGCACCATTTTAAATGATTTATATAATAAACGAAAATATTCGATAAAGAATagcttttacaaaatttaagaaaaaattggaGGAATGCATCAGTTATTTCTAAAACACCAACAGATATATACACCAGTAATTAATTgaccctctttttcttt harbors:
- the LOC109728599 gene encoding endoglucanase 23-like isoform X1 produces the protein MTLHIFLLLLLLLLLLLLSPPSRVRAVPAGRHHDYRGALAKSILFFEGQRSGRLPAGGGQRASWRGDSGLSDGAGVGVDLAGGYYDAGDNVKFGFPMAFTATMLAWGVVEFGAQMPSDELRHAAAAVRWATDYLLKTVAQLPDRIFVQVGDPISDHNCWERPEDMDTVRTVYNVSADRPGSEVAGETAAALAAASMVFRSLSDDGYADRLLESARRAFEFADAYKGAYSDDPGLKAGVCPFYCDFDGYQDELLWGAAWLRRATQNDTFLNYIQDNGKTLGAEDNINEFGWDNKHAGLNVLVSKEFLQGQILSLQSYKESADSFMCTLIPESPPSSSPHIEYTPGGLIYKPGGSNMQHVTAISFLLLAYAKYLSETSQTVNCGSMTVGPESLRLQAKKQVDYLLGDNPMNMSYMVGYGDRYPQRIHHRASSLPSIVTHPQFIACKDGSAYYRSSDPNPNPLIGAVVGGPGEDDVYEDDRVDFRKSEPTTYINAPLVGVLAYFVANPNLNS
- the LOC109728599 gene encoding endoglucanase 23-like isoform X2 — protein: MTLHIFLLLLLLLLLLLLSPPSRVRAVPAGRHHDYRGALAKSILFFEGQRSGRLPAGGGQRASWRGDSGLSDGAGVGVDLAGGYYDAGDNVKFGFPMAFTATMLAWGVVEFGAQMPSDELRHAAAAVRWATDYLLKTVAQLPDRIFVQVGDPISDHNCWERPEDMDTVRTVYNVSADRPGSEVAGETAAALAAASMVFRSLSDDGYADRLLESARRAFEFADAYKGAYSDDPGLKAGVCPFYCDFDGYQDELLWGAAWLRRATQNDTFLNYIQDNGKTLGAEDNINEFGWDNKHAGLNVLVSKEFLQGQILSLQSYKESADSFMCTLIPESPPSSSPHIEYTPGGLIYKPGGSNMQHVTAISFLLLAYAKYLSETSQTVNCGSMTVGPESLRLQAKKQEIIR